The genomic interval GCGGCATGATTGGCCAACTATCGCAGCGGGAAATGGAAGTGCTGACCCTGATGGTGGAAGGGCATAGCAACCCAGAGATTGCCGCCCAGCTCTTTCTCAGCCCCAATACGGTGAAAACCCACGTGCGCGGCATTATGAACAAGCTAGCCGTGGATGATCGGGTGCAGGCGGCGGTGGTGGCGCTGCGATCGGGGCTGGTGCCCTAGTAACGCAAGATAGAAGAACGAAGATAGAAGAACGAAGACAGAAAACCGACAAGGAATTTTAGGACGAACAAGGTTGCCCGCCTCAGCACATAGGTGGGTTACTGACGCCTCGGAGTACAAGTTGCTGCCCTAGTTGCTGCCTAAAACAAACAGGCTGAGCATGGTGGCTCCGTTCCACAAGCTGTGGAGCACCATGGGGGCGAGCATGTTGCGCGATCGCGTATAGACCACACCCAAAATACAGCCGAGCAGCGTCAGAGGGAGAACTTCCGAGAGGCTGAGGTGGGCGATCGCAAACACCAGACCGCTGACTAAAATGGCTCCCCATACGGGGAAGTAGCGCGTTAAGGATGAGAGCAAGAAGCCGCGAAACAGCAGTTCTTCAAACACGGGCGCGGCGATGGAGGCCGTGAAGAAAAAGATGCTGAGGGAGATGGGATCGCCTTCTTCGAGGACAATTTGTAGCAGCGGATTACTGCCCCCTTGTCCCTGCCAAATTTGTTGATTGAGCAGCGACACTACAATCATCAGCGGTAGGGCCACAAAGTAGCCACCCACGCCCCAGGCCAGCCAGCGATCGCCCAAGCTAACGCGAAACCAGTCTTTGGGCAGGGGAAAATAGCTGCGAATGGATAGATAGAGCACCAGCAACCCCAAGCTGGACATGGAGAGGTAGTAGGTGAGGGTGTAGGCGGCCTTGGCGCGGATGCCAAAGGCCAAAAAGCTGAAGCCCACTAATCTCAGCAGTAGGGGAATGGCCAATTGCCCGACCAGGAAAAATCCTACGATCAGCACCTGCCAGATAATTTCCCAGTTCCAAGGCGTTTCCCAGGCCAGGCTACCGTTTTGGGCAAGAAGCGACTCGGATCCTTTCAAGACGCGCTGTACCACGATCACAATCAGCAGCACAATCCCAATCAAAGACCCCACCACCGGCATCAGACCAATCACCGCCAATTTACCTAGGGTTGATTGAGCGATCGCTTGCTGGAGCGTTTGTAGCTCTGTTAAGGCCTCGGTACGCTGCTGGAGGGTGTAGAGCCGGGCAAGGGACTGGTAGCGAAACCAGCCGTCTAGATTTTTTTGTACATTTGCCTCAGCTTCGGGCAAAATTCGGGCGGGCTGGCTCCAAAGTCCTGATAAAATTTCGGCGGTGAGCCCGAGGGACGGATCCGTGGCCGCTGCGGTGGATTCAGGACTCGGCGGGGGCGATCGCTCCATCACCTGCTGCCAAAGCTCTAGGGCCGATTGGGTCTCATCTTGATTGACCTGGAGAAGGCCGATGCGAACATCTAGTTGGTTCAGCAAACTCTGCTGCTGCTGAATGGCTCGCTGCAGGGTCTGTGTTGATTCGGCGGCGGCTGGCCTGGAAGGCGTGGCGATCGCTGGTGGACTGGCACCGGCTGCATTGGTGTTGAGATCATCGAGTCGTTTCTGAAAGCCCTGTAGAGACGTTTCGGCAGACTCCCGCACCTCTTGATATTGCTTCAGCGCGGTCGCAAGGGGATTCGCGCCCACCAGCACATTTTGCACCGGCGGGACGTCGCCGGCTTCGTTGCTGCTCGATACTATGTCCAATTCAGCCGCATTCAGCAGCAGATCGGTTTGGTAGAGCTGCAATCGGCTGGTGATTTGCGGTTCATTCCAACTTGCCAACAGTAGCGTGCTGACTTGCAGCACGACCAGTACCGTCAGAATGCCTAGAATTATTGGCCGCAACGGCATGGATCGTTGTTCCGTCATTCCCTCTCCCCGTCTCACTAGATCCTGACCAATGGCGGTTCTCGGAGACCTACGCCCTGGCACTGATTGGCATTATCGCACTGTTCGCGGAAGGGTTGTTATGGCCCCAAGGGGGGATAGTGCAGTGGATAGCTCAGGATAGAGCCAAAAAATAGGGGCATTGCCTAGCAATACCCCCTGGAAAACTATGATGCGCCCTAAGCTGCTACCGTGACTGGTTGGCAGCGATCGCCTTCAGCATCTATACCTTAAGCATCCATGGAGGGAGTGCGATGGCTGATGTTGTAGCACAGGGCCAAGAGCACACCGCCTGCAGCAAATTTCAGCACTTCTAGGACGAAGTAGCCTTGGTGCATAGCTGTCATGGCATCGGGTACGGTGGCAGCGTCAAAGAGGTTGAGATTGAGACCCAATTGGCTCATGGCTGGAGAAAAGACGTAGGTTTCCAGCAAGCAAATGCTCACCAGTACCGATGCGAGAGCGATCGCCCATTGGCGTGTGGTCGCTTGAATCACCTGGAGACGGGTGAGCAGCAACATGCTGGTGACCACCACGGCCGCCATGAGGAGCTCGACGCGGTTAAAAATCCAGAACATCAAATAGCCAGCGGAGGCAAAGTCAGGCTGGGTCATCATGCCCGTTAGGTAGAGGCTAGGCATCATGACCATATCGACCACGATGCTGCCCCCTAACCAAATGGCTAGAGAGGCTAGGGCCACAATGACCCAGCGGTTTGGACGAAAGGATGGTTGGGAAAGCGTAGCCATAGGATATCGACTCCATAATGCCTGTGGATGGTGTGGGTCAATCCATGCCCCATGGTTGGAGTGGAGAGATCACGGGGATGGCAAAACCTTTGATGGGATGACGGTTTCGCTCTAGCCCTCTAGTTGTACGATAGCGAAGTCATGGGTGGAAAACCGTGAATTTTCGTGTCACGCCAGTGTCCCAATGGGCTGGTATGGCTGGATTGAGTCTGATCGTTGGGCAGCGATCGCTCCGCTGCAGAATCGACCTGGATAGCCCAATCTCAGATGTACCAGAGGCTTGACCGATTGGATCGATGTTGCTGGAGCAGGGCTAGGATAGGAGCGATCGCTTTACGCATTGTTGCGATCGCTTCATGCATCTTTAAACATGCCTTGTTAGCAAGGGGTAGCTGATTGGGGAATTCAAGGCTAGAGGGGAGCGATCGCCCCGGTTCTGATGCCGCGCATCCTCCGCGCAACTTCCCCGCAACATTGCAGATGTCTAAAATCTCGCATATCTTAGGGTGACGGACGCCTCCAGCCGGTCTAACGTCCATTCAGCCGATGCCCCGAGGTGCTGGTCTCGTGCCGTTCCGCGATCATGGACTCCGTCAACCGTTGAGCAGATGACCCGCCCGCTCACGGCCCCCTGTGTTGCCCAAAGCTGGCTAATCTGTGTGTTCTATATCTAGGTTTTAGGGGTGGGTAGCTGAGCTACGGATCAATGCACCCATAGGATATATCGGGATCCATCCCATCGAGATCTATGGCATCGAGATCCATCGAGGGATAAGACTACGTTGGGGCATCCCTCGCCTCAAGGTTTGACCACTGCTGTGGCGGTGCGGATATGTTTAGAGTCTGTTAACGTCTGTTGAGGTGAATTGAGTCTGCGTCATGACTGAAGCCAACATTCCTCCCATGCATTCGTCGTCGTCCCAGGAGCAGACCTCTGCCGAGCGTCGTGATCCGGTGCAACACCATCGGGAAGCGCCCCCTCTCTCCGCCGTTGGGGATGAACCCACGGCCCATCTTGACGATTGGCAGTTGGTCGATTTTCCCAACGCCATTAGCATTGATGCCATGGAGCGGCGAGCGATGTACGACAGCGGCGATGTGCAGCCTCGGCTGACGACGACATCCCCAAGCGATCGCCCTCGACCCTTGACGGTGTTGCCCGATCTCTCTTCAACGGCTAGCACCGCCCCGCCCTCTTCCGATCCATCGGCCAGTGAGCCCCCTGCGCCACCGGAGGTGTCGGATCTGATTGCCTTAATTCAAGATCTCAACCAGTGTAATCATGCGTTGCTGGAGCGGGTGAATCAGCTTGAGGTCGCGTTAGACGATGCCCAGACGGCGGCGGGATTAGGGGGCGATCGCCCGGATTCTAGTTTGGAACCACCAGCCTTAGAACTAGCGGCCGATCAGCTATCCCCATCGCCTCAAGGGGAAGTGTCTCGCCAGCAGCAGCGTCAGCAGATCCGCATTGACACCCTCACGGCTCAGTTTACGAGTAGCCAGCAGCGCATTGCTGAGCTAGAGCGGGAATGTGCCCTGACCCAGCAGCGTTACCAAGCCCAGACGCAACATTTGACCGAGCTAGAAGCGGTTTGCCGAGACCTGCGATCGCGTCTCCATCGCCAGCAGCGCTATACGTTGCAGTTCAAAGTTGCTTTGGAAAAATCCCTAGAAGTGCCTCTGCCGAGCTATCTAGAAGGGGCGGAGGCCGCCGATGGCGAGGTGCCCGCGGTCTTGCAGGAAGCCAGGGGCATTCGTCCTTGGTCAGCCCAGGCCATTTCCGAGCATGTTTCCAAGATCGAAGCCCGTCTCCAGTCTGCCCTGCACGACGTGCCGCCCATCTCGGCAGAGGAGCCTCTGGATACCATGCTGCCGGTTTCGCCCCTTGTGGCTCCGCCCGCTACGCCACCGATTGATGTGTCCACGGAGTTGCCCAAGGATCTGACTGCGACGGATCTGGCTGCCGTCTCAGAGGCTGCCAAGGCTGTGCTCAGTCCTGTCAACAGCTTCGCCCAGACGCCTCTCCCGCCCAAGTTGACAGCCCTGTCCCAGGCAAAACGCAATCCGGAAGAGCCGTCCAGCTTGTCCTTGCCTGGGGAACAAGACAAACCGGCTCCCCTCGATCCTGCCTTGCTGCTACAGCTTGATGCGGCGGTGCAACCTTTGCTGGATTCGGTGATGGAGGTGATTAAGGCAGAGCAGCCAACCGGAGCGGCCGCTACGCCACCATCGGCTACACCGCCTGAGACGCCCAAGGCTCCGGAGGTCGAACTGGCCGTCGATGATGTACCGTTGTTTGAAGATCTCTCCGCAGACAGTACGGTTTCGCCTGAGGCAGAAGAGTCGCTGTGGCAAGATCTGGCGCGGCTGGTGGATATTTCCACCGATGATGTGGTGCAGGCGAGCCTATCGGGCAATTTTGATGCCTTTGCGGCGATTAACTACGACGCCGTGCCGGGGGGAACGTCGTCGAAGACTACGGCACCTAAGGCTGCTGGACGTCCGTCCTTGTCCTTGCCCCAAGAACAAGCGATCGCCCCACCGCCAACTCCACCAACTCCCCCAGCTCCCCCCTCTCCTACCCTAGAAACCTCCAGCCCTCGGAAGAAGCGGACGTCCCTAGCTTCGATTGATCTCCCCACCTTTCCCCGCGCTTAGAGCGTTGGGCTTGGGTTCGCCTAGAGTTGCATAGCCGAGGTGGATCTCTCCTGGCTGCAGGTGGCGATCGCTCTCCGTTTCAGCTTCCCGCACCTCCAGATCTCCCTGGGGTGAAATGCCGATCACCTGCACTTGCCGATCTCCTAGGGGTACCCATTGTCCGAGATGGCTGAGGAGCTCGTGGTAGTCAGGGGCGATCGCTGCCATGCCCACCTGCTGCCATAGGCCATAGGCGCTCAGGAGTCCCCACAGGACTTGGGCTACCACCTGTTCCATGGAGGGAAGAGGCGATCGCCCTTGGTCGATCAGCCAATCCTGCAGCGCGATGCCATGGGCTGGGGTGGCGTTCCTCCAGTTGAGCCCCACGCCGACCACGGCCTGCTGTACTTGACCTTGGCGCAGACGGGTTTCTGTCAAAATGCCGGCAAGTTTGCGTCCCTCGATCACCAAATCATTGGGCCATTTAATCTGCACCGGAATCGACCCCTGCCGCAGAGCCTGGGCAATGCCCCAACTACAGCAGAGGGTGAGCTGTTGCGCGGCCTGGGCACCGCAGTTGGGACGTAGCGCCACCGAGAGATAGATGCCCCCCGCTTCAGACTGCCACACCCGCCCGCGCTGCCCGCGCCCAGACTGCTGCTGCTGGGCGATGACGACGGTGCCCTCGGCGGCCCCTTGCTGCATGAGGTCTGCTAGGAAGAGGTTCGTAGATTCTAGAGTGCTGTAGGCGTAAATCTGAGGGGCGATCGCTGCCGTAGGGGCAAATCTAGGGGAGAGGCGGGTGCCGCTACGGTAGAGATGCTCCAGCTCTGTCTGCACGATCTGCTGCTGAAAGTCTGTCCAGATGGGCTCCGGCATGGGTAGGGCGTTGGGATTGACGAGATGATTTAGGGCGATTTAGATGGGTGCATCCCACTTTTATAGCCCTCACCCTAAATCCCTCTCCCAAGTCGGGCGAGGGACTTTGAATTCGGCTCCCCTTCTCCCTTTTTTTGGGAGAAGGGGTTGGGGGATGAGGGTCAACTTGCAAAACTGGGATGCACCCATTTAGATTGACTGTAATGGGGGCTTGTAGGACGTGACCAGGACTTCGGTGATCCTGCCCCGCCGCTGAGCATTGCAGTTGACCAAGCGAACCGCCGAAATGGTGTGGATATGGGCGCGATCGCAGGTGCTATAAAGGTCGCGAATGAAGGGACAGTCGGAATTGGATAGCATCACCTGGACGCCTCGTTCCGCTAAGGTGACAAAGGTTTGAAAGAGACGGCGTTGTTCGGCTTCGCCAAAGGCATAGCGGTTATAGCCGGTGAAGTTGCTGGTGGCGCTGATGGGATGGTAGGGCGGATCAAAATAGACAAAGTCGCGGGGAGATTGGGCAATGTCTAAAACATGGTCAAAGGTCTGGCGGGTAATGATGGCTCGTTGCAGCACCGCAGAGGCGGCGTAGAGAACATCGGGATCAAAAATTCCGGGATTTTTGTAGCGCCCCATGGGTACATTAAATTTCCCTTTGGAATTCTCGCGATACAGACCATTGAAGCAAGTCTTGTTGAGATAAATCAGCCTGGCTGCCCGTTCCTCGGGCGATCGCCCCTCGCTGGCCCGCACGTCGTAGTAATGCTCTGAACAATGGGCCCGTCGATGCTCTGCTAGGTGGTGGAGCACTTCATCCACGTTCTGCTGCACACATTGATAGACATTGACCAGTTCAGGGTTAATGTCAGTCAAATAGGCTTGACGCAGGTGGCTGGATAGGAAAAAAAAGACCGCCCCGCCCCCCAAAAAAGGTTCGTAGTAGGTGTCAAACTGCGTTGGGAAGAAGGCTCGATACTGCTGGAGCAACTGCCCCTTGCCGCCCACCCATTTTAAGAACGGTCGGGGCGCGATCGCAGCGGAGGAGGGACGGGGTAAGGACATGGGCATGGCTGAGGCAGCTCAGGGTTCGGGTTTGAAGCAGGAGAGACTGGTTAAACAGTAGCGCCCTGGAGGCAGGTATGATTCGTGTTGACTGATAGACTTGAGGTACAAAACACCATGGAATCTCTGACGGCGGGCTAGTGTTCCAGGCATTCAGTCCGTACAATGGGGAGAGACTAGCGCACCATGGTTGCGGTTTAGATATTAGACTTGCCCACAGGAGCCATCATTACTTGGGTCGTCTTGAGCGCTGCTTGGGCGCTACCTGGGCGATCGCGTCTGCTTGTATTGACAGTTTGTACTGACAGTGTACTATCCCAGTGGGCACCTGCGCACTTATTTTTATCCCACGATTATGCAAGACTTTTTTCAAAACGTTTCCCGCTATCCCCGTTATTTAATCACCTTTAGCCTGGGTGTGCTCTATACGTTTGTAAAGCCGTTGATTCCGCTGTTTGAACGGCCCACCACGGCGGTGGCTCTCGTGGGGCTCATGGTCGCTTCCTTTGCGTTTCTCACCTTTACTCTGCGGGCAATGCTAGGGTTGAATGCGGGCTAGTAACCCACCCCAAGATTAAACCTGTACCCGTTGGGAGGGACACCTATGGCAAAGAATCGTCGCGTAGAGCGCGTAGCCGAGCTGATTCGGCGCGAAGTCAGCCAGATGCTGGTTGCCGATATTAAAGATGAGCGGGTGGGGATGGGCATGGTGAGCGTCACGGATGTGGATGTGTCCGGCGATCTCCAACATGCCAAAATTTTTGTCAGCATTTACGGCAGTGATGAAGCCCGCACGGAAACCATGGAAGGGTTGCGGTCTGCCACAGGATTTGTCCGCAGTGAACTGGGAAAACGGGTGCGCCTCCGCCGCACGCCTGAGGTGCTGTTTGTGGAAGACCGGGGCATTGAGCGAGGCAGTCGAGTGCTGTCGTTGATCAATCAACTCAGCCAAAACCCGTCACTCCTCGACGATGAGCCCGCAGGGGCAGAGCCGGTGGCTGTGGATGACGCTGATGGTGACGACGCTGATGGTGGTGATGATTAAGGGCATAGCGTTGATCGCCTATCCTGCTGCGGTCGATCGGTTGAGCCGGTCGTGGCGGATGATGTTGGGGGCGATCGCCCGATGAGTTTGCCGGACTGGAACAGTCTGCCGCTGCCTCAACAGGTGGCGCAGATGATTGTGGTGCGAGCATCGGGCTACTGTTTTGATCATCAAATTCAGTATCCAGCCTTAGAACCGCCTGCAGAAACCCTGCGCCACTGGATCCAAAGCCTGGGGGTGGGGGGCGTCATTCTCTTGGGTGGCAGTGCGGTGGAACTGGCAGTGCGATCGCAGCAGTTGCAGGATTGGGCCGCGGTTCCCCTCTTGCTGGCAGCAGATATTGAGGAAGGGGTGGGTCAGCGCTTTAGTGGAGCCACCTGGTTTCCGCCGCCTATGGCCCTAGGGGCGATCGCTGGTCATGATCTGCAGGGAGCGATCGCTGCCGCGACGGATTTCGGGGCAATCACGGCCCAGGAGGCCCTGGCAATTGGCCTGAATTGGATCCTGGCTCCGGTGGTGGATGTCAATTCCAATCCCTTAAATCCGGTGATCAATGTTCGGGCCTTTGGCGATCAGGTTGAGGTCGTGGGTCGGCTGGCGGCTGCCTTTGTGCAAGGGGCTAAGCAGCAGGCCATTCTCACCACCGCCAAACATTTTCCTGGCCATGGCGACACCACCACGGATTCCCATCTCGATCTGCCGATTTTACCCCACAGCTTAGAACGGCTGCAGGCGCTAGAATTTCCGCCCTTCCAGCAAGCGATCGCTGCGGGCGTTGATGCGGTGATGACGGCCCATATTCAAATTCCGGCCCTCGATGCCAACTATCCCGCCACCCTCTCTCCCCTGCTATTAACCCATTGGCTACGGCGGCAGTGGGGGTTTGAAGGGTTGATTGTGACCGATGCTTTGGTGATGGGAGCGATCGCCCGCCGCTATGGGCCCACCGAGGCGGCGATCCAGGCGATTCGAGCGGGAGCCGATTGTTTGCTGATGCCCGCGGATCCGGTGGCCACGGTGCAGGCGATTTGCCAGGCGGTGGATGCTGGGGAGCTACCCCTAGAGCAGATCCACGCATCCCTCGATCGCCTCTGGCAGGCCAAGCACCGCATCCTCGGTCATCGTCTACCGGCGGGCGATACCTCCCATCAGTGGGAAACCCTGCCACCGCCGCCGTTGGTGTTGGATGCCATCGCCACACCTCAGGCGATCGCCACGGTGCAGACCATTCTTGAGCAGTCTGGCGATCGCCAGGGCTCGTTCCCCATAGACGGACTCAAGCCTGATGAGCTGGGCTGGAACGTAATTTTGGTGGATAGCCTGGTTCATTGTCCATTCCTAGGGCTCACCAGTTCAGCGATCGTCATACCTGAGCAACGCGGCTATGCCCTGCGGCTCATTGATCCTCACAGCCCCTGTCAGCCGGGCGCAATTCTGCCGGCCCGCCCTACCATCGTGCAGCTTTTTGTGCGGGGTAATCCTTTCCGAGGGGCAGCCGGTCTCACCCAGTTTGCCCAGCAGTGGCTGGCGGCATTGCACCAAACCTGTCCTATTCAAGCCTTGCTGATCTACGGCAGTCCCTACGGAGTTGCGGCCTGTCAATCGGCAACGAGCCCCGATCTACCCTACCTATTTAGCTATGGGCAAATGCCCCAGGCCCAGTCCCTACTCATGGGCCAGCTCTTCGGCGCTATACAGTCCAACGCAGGGCGATCGCTGCCCTTCACCGACTAGCGCTAGGGATACCTGATCGCGAACCTTAAGGATGGCGGCGCATAAACATCGAGGTATCTTCAGAGCCAACGGCCGTGGAGTCTCGCGCTTCATCCTCTTGCGATGTCCAGAGATCCTCTGCATCTTGATATTCCGGATCGAGCGGCATGGTGGGAGGTGCGTCTGCCAGGCTCACCTGGGTCAACACATCGGGAGATAGTTCACTGAGCTGCTGGATAGCTTGGGTGACAAAAAACGTAAACGTTAAGCTGCCCAAACGCACCTGATCGCCATCGGCTAGGGGGCGATGCTGACGCAACATCTCGCCATTCACAAAGGAGCCATTGCTGCTGCCCAAATCACGCAGATAAAAGCCTTCTTGAGGAATATATTCAATCGATGCATGATATCGAGACAAACGGCGATCGCGAATGGGTACATTCACCCGGCGCGAGTCTCGGCCAATCGTCCATATATGTTGAGGCTGGGCAAAGGCTTGGCTCCGACTGCCCACTAAATTGGTGATAATATAAGCTCGTTGCCCTAAAACCATGCCTTGCACGTAGGGAAACATGGCCCCTCGCAAAGAGCGGGCTCCAGATATTTCTAAGTTTAAAATCTCATCCAGCAGTCCTCGGTTTTGCTCATAGAGCCTTAA from Leptolyngbya sp. CCY15150 carries:
- a CDS encoding type II CAAX endopeptidase family protein, whose translation is MTEQRSMPLRPIILGILTVLVVLQVSTLLLASWNEPQITSRLQLYQTDLLLNAAELDIVSSSNEAGDVPPVQNVLVGANPLATALKQYQEVRESAETSLQGFQKRLDDLNTNAAGASPPAIATPSRPAAAESTQTLQRAIQQQQSLLNQLDVRIGLLQVNQDETQSALELWQQVMERSPPPSPESTAAATDPSLGLTAEILSGLWSQPARILPEAEANVQKNLDGWFRYQSLARLYTLQQRTEALTELQTLQQAIAQSTLGKLAVIGLMPVVGSLIGIVLLIVIVVQRVLKGSESLLAQNGSLAWETPWNWEIIWQVLIVGFFLVGQLAIPLLLRLVGFSFLAFGIRAKAAYTLTYYLSMSSLGLLVLYLSIRSYFPLPKDWFRVSLGDRWLAWGVGGYFVALPLMIVVSLLNQQIWQGQGGSNPLLQIVLEEGDPISLSIFFFTASIAAPVFEELLFRGFLLSSLTRYFPVWGAILVSGLVFAIAHLSLSEVLPLTLLGCILGVVYTRSRNMLAPMVLHSLWNGATMLSLFVLGSN
- a CDS encoding DUF4149 domain-containing protein; the encoded protein is MATLSQPSFRPNRWVIVALASLAIWLGGSIVVDMVMMPSLYLTGMMTQPDFASAGYLMFWIFNRVELLMAAVVVTSMLLLTRLQVIQATTRQWAIALASVLVSICLLETYVFSPAMSQLGLNLNLFDAATVPDAMTAMHQGYFVLEVLKFAAGGVLLALCYNISHRTPSMDA
- a CDS encoding biotin--[acetyl-CoA-carboxylase] ligase → MPEPIWTDFQQQIVQTELEHLYRSGTRLSPRFAPTAAIAPQIYAYSTLESTNLFLADLMQQGAAEGTVVIAQQQQSGRGQRGRVWQSEAGGIYLSVALRPNCGAQAAQQLTLCCSWGIAQALRQGSIPVQIKWPNDLVIEGRKLAGILTETRLRQGQVQQAVVGVGLNWRNATPAHGIALQDWLIDQGRSPLPSMEQVVAQVLWGLLSAYGLWQQVGMAAIAPDYHELLSHLGQWVPLGDRQVQVIGISPQGDLEVREAETESDRHLQPGEIHLGYATLGEPKPNALSAGKGGEINRS
- a CDS encoding DNA adenine methylase, whose translation is MSLPRPSSAAIAPRPFLKWVGGKGQLLQQYRAFFPTQFDTYYEPFLGGGAVFFFLSSHLRQAYLTDINPELVNVYQCVQQNVDEVLHHLAEHRRAHCSEHYYDVRASEGRSPEERAARLIYLNKTCFNGLYRENSKGKFNVPMGRYKNPGIFDPDVLYAASAVLQRAIITRQTFDHVLDIAQSPRDFVYFDPPYHPISATSNFTGYNRYAFGEAEQRRLFQTFVTLAERGVQVMLSNSDCPFIRDLYSTCDRAHIHTISAVRLVNCNAQRRGRITEVLVTSYKPPLQSI
- a CDS encoding DUF751 family protein; translated protein: MQDFFQNVSRYPRYLITFSLGVLYTFVKPLIPLFERPTTAVALVGLMVASFAFLTFTLRAMLGLNAG
- the rbfA gene encoding 30S ribosome-binding factor RbfA, producing the protein MAKNRRVERVAELIRREVSQMLVADIKDERVGMGMVSVTDVDVSGDLQHAKIFVSIYGSDEARTETMEGLRSATGFVRSELGKRVRLRRTPEVLFVEDRGIERGSRVLSLINQLSQNPSLLDDEPAGAEPVAVDDADGDDADGGDD
- a CDS encoding glycoside hydrolase family 3 N-terminal domain-containing protein; this encodes MADDVGGDRPMSLPDWNSLPLPQQVAQMIVVRASGYCFDHQIQYPALEPPAETLRHWIQSLGVGGVILLGGSAVELAVRSQQLQDWAAVPLLLAADIEEGVGQRFSGATWFPPPMALGAIAGHDLQGAIAAATDFGAITAQEALAIGLNWILAPVVDVNSNPLNPVINVRAFGDQVEVVGRLAAAFVQGAKQQAILTTAKHFPGHGDTTTDSHLDLPILPHSLERLQALEFPPFQQAIAAGVDAVMTAHIQIPALDANYPATLSPLLLTHWLRRQWGFEGLIVTDALVMGAIARRYGPTEAAIQAIRAGADCLLMPADPVATVQAICQAVDAGELPLEQIHASLDRLWQAKHRILGHRLPAGDTSHQWETLPPPPLVLDAIATPQAIATVQTILEQSGDRQGSFPIDGLKPDELGWNVILVDSLVHCPFLGLTSSAIVIPEQRGYALRLIDPHSPCQPGAILPARPTIVQLFVRGNPFRGAAGLTQFAQQWLAALHQTCPIQALLIYGSPYGVAACQSATSPDLPYLFSYGQMPQAQSLLMGQLFGAIQSNAGRSLPFTD
- a CDS encoding FHA domain-containing protein, with the protein product MIDPQFLASQSIQALDIQPDPELNQRLGLYQVFLRLYEQNRGLLDEILNLEISGARSLRGAMFPYVQGMVLGQRAYIITNLVGSRSQAFAQPQHIWTIGRDSRRVNVPIRDRRLSRYHASIEYIPQEGFYLRDLGSSNGSFVNGEMLRQHRPLADGDQVRLGSLTFTFFVTQAIQQLSELSPDVLTQVSLADAPPTMPLDPEYQDAEDLWTSQEDEARDSTAVGSEDTSMFMRRHP